The following are from one region of the Candidatus Obscuribacterales bacterium genome:
- a CDS encoding hydrogenase iron-sulfur subunit has protein sequence MVETKKKTVITLICERAVDLDREMDEKGILKDAPDVTVIKFPCSGMIQPLMIEAALKAGAEGVIVCGCQIGDCYYREGNKMIRERLLGERPPGLKKTVDRRRVVALWLSRLQTKRFISEAKEFVGHLQTLNSITEAK, from the coding sequence ATGGTCGAGACAAAAAAGAAGACAGTAATCACCCTCATCTGTGAAAGAGCAGTTGATCTTGATCGCGAGATGGATGAGAAGGGTATCCTGAAAGATGCACCTGACGTTACGGTCATTAAGTTCCCCTGCAGCGGCATGATTCAACCTTTGATGATTGAAGCAGCTCTGAAAGCCGGTGCTGAGGGCGTAATTGTTTGTGGCTGCCAGATTGGCGATTGCTATTATCGCGAAGGCAATAAGATGATTCGCGAACGCCTTTTGGGCGAGCGTCCACCAGGTTTGAAGAAAACTGTCGATAGAAGACGTGTTGTCGCTCTCTGGTTATCCAGATTGCAAACCAAGCGTTTTATTTCGGAAGCTAAGGAGTTTGTCGGACA
- a CDS encoding cytochrome b N-terminal domain-containing protein translates to MVMHKLYTDPLNKATLWLEHWTNVIATSKYNPFYYHGALPQFYLWVLFLSGLLLFAYYIPTIDNAYASERLINAWTSVDYITKTIPFGAVFRGLHRYAGDAMVLTIILHVLRVWFTDRYRQYRWVQWVSGVVLLLAVLFIGQTGYYLVWDERSLLLTRMTVSAFEALPIIGQPLKDWFINGKEITNLTLSNYLFIHIGLSFMLLFGLWVHYVRMARPVLTPPPVINYILVAIILAVVAMFPIQSGTMAQLTQTPTSFEIDWFFLWPYWMMTKMSLGFFWALMIGGVILFTAVPWFVRTKPVETAEVVLTKCTGCSLCDKDCPYEAIDMVPAPAGSRFKLLATVKSYRCSGCGLCVGACAFDAIDLPNLLDSDVSNQIKAAAQS, encoded by the coding sequence ATGGTGATGCATAAGCTATACACAGATCCGCTAAACAAGGCTACCTTGTGGCTTGAGCACTGGACTAACGTTATAGCAACAAGCAAGTACAACCCGTTTTATTACCACGGTGCGCTGCCACAGTTTTATCTGTGGGTGCTCTTTTTGTCGGGTCTTTTGCTTTTCGCTTACTACATTCCAACCATTGATAATGCTTATGCGTCTGAAAGACTTATTAACGCTTGGACATCAGTTGATTACATAACCAAGACAATTCCATTTGGAGCTGTGTTTCGCGGTTTGCACCGTTATGCCGGTGACGCTATGGTACTCACTATCATCTTGCACGTGTTAAGAGTTTGGTTTACCGACCGCTATAGACAGTATCGTTGGGTGCAGTGGGTATCAGGAGTAGTTCTTCTATTAGCTGTGCTCTTCATTGGTCAAACAGGCTATTACCTTGTTTGGGATGAACGCTCACTCTTGCTTACTCGTATGACAGTGTCGGCATTTGAGGCTTTGCCTATTATTGGTCAGCCATTGAAAGATTGGTTTATCAACGGCAAGGAAATAACCAACCTCACCTTATCCAACTACCTCTTTATTCACATCGGTTTGTCCTTCATGCTCCTTTTCGGCTTGTGGGTTCACTATGTGCGTATGGCACGTCCGGTTTTGACACCACCGCCTGTAATTAACTACATCCTTGTAGCTATTATTCTGGCTGTTGTCGCCATGTTCCCAATTCAAAGCGGAACAATGGCTCAGTTAACTCAAACCCCAACATCCTTTGAAATAGATTGGTTCTTCCTCTGGCCTTACTGGATGATGACCAAGATGTCCTTAGGATTCTTCTGGGCGTTGATGATTGGCGGTGTAATCCTGTTCACGGCAGTTCCTTGGTTTGTAAGAACCAAGCCTGTGGAAACAGCAGAAGTAGTCCTTACAAAATGTACCGGTTGTTCGCTTTGCGATAAAGATTGCCCCTATGAAGCAATTGATATGGTGCCGGCACCTGCCGGCAGTCGTTTCAAACTTCTGGCGACAGTTAAGTCATATCGTTGTTCCGGCTGCGGACTTTGCGTTGGCGCCTGTGCCTTCGATGCAATTGATTTACCCAATTTGCTCGATAGCGATGTTTCCAACCAAATCAAAGCAGCAGCTCAGTCTTAG
- a CDS encoding cytochrome b N-terminal domain-containing protein translates to MPSTTKNAGLMGALVATNDWLKTRIANIDLFDEHYQLEAKTNPFYAIGSIFYLVWMIVMFTGLVLIMWYIPTKAAAYDSILNIQHGILFGNVVRGMHKYGADAMIIAATIRMFRMFINADYKPGKEFNIAIGLVTLLLSMYSGLTGYLLIWNQRAFWATKVFATFPTYMDQFPGMGDFYLPLVKSMHMGWNTAEFLLGAGGAITQETITRFFSLHLAFSLIPLIFVELYFYKTGYKRININWTKRIIVTLMIAVVAIILPAALGGRSNPDVTPLPILSDWYFLGLYQMYKYLEPVVATEITMLIPLSVVLLPFIDVWLTGPEKDINKRPVIFWVALMGLVNWIVFSFLIIVNIANIHNDPPYWRDSLYLMIDIGVLLQLALIWKETNLVQRAKGAFAAMVMGIVGLVQTVVAIVYFFMARTEMFMSPITQAWTYAAFRPFMGDNAKAAEELVREGVKGSIPYWNYHEIIAKGGDIPAVVTKIADICKQSTPLDGIFAAAPTFIEGIKYNGLIDFMVSNRWCFDYATYVDRMEGIGTSVLAQPIPGNPPYPMPVPDLDWVWMIAGAVVMVAGFGTMWWCKKSSQVQATQTQASAQAS, encoded by the coding sequence TTGCCTAGTACAACTAAAAATGCGGGGCTAATGGGGGCATTAGTTGCAACCAACGATTGGCTTAAAACACGCATAGCCAACATTGATCTCTTTGACGAACATTACCAACTCGAGGCAAAGACCAACCCGTTTTATGCCATCGGTTCAATTTTCTACCTGGTCTGGATGATCGTTATGTTCACCGGACTCGTTTTGATTATGTGGTACATCCCGACCAAAGCGGCTGCCTATGACTCAATCTTGAACATTCAGCACGGCATCCTTTTCGGTAACGTCGTGAGAGGCATGCACAAATACGGCGCGGACGCGATGATTATTGCAGCCACTATCCGTATGTTCCGTATGTTTATCAATGCAGACTACAAACCAGGCAAGGAATTCAACATTGCTATTGGTCTTGTAACGCTCTTACTATCTATGTATTCCGGTTTGACTGGGTATCTGCTCATCTGGAACCAGCGCGCATTTTGGGCTACAAAAGTGTTCGCCACATTCCCAACCTATATGGACCAATTCCCGGGCATGGGTGATTTCTACTTGCCTCTGGTTAAGTCCATGCACATGGGTTGGAATACGGCTGAATTTCTATTGGGTGCCGGCGGCGCTATTACTCAAGAAACAATTACGCGCTTTTTCTCATTGCACTTAGCCTTCTCATTAATACCGCTCATCTTTGTTGAGCTGTATTTCTATAAGACAGGTTACAAGCGTATTAATATCAATTGGACCAAGCGCATTATTGTCACTTTGATGATTGCGGTTGTGGCAATTATTTTGCCGGCGGCTCTTGGTGGACGTTCCAATCCAGATGTAACGCCATTGCCTATTTTGTCTGACTGGTACTTCTTGGGCTTGTATCAAATGTATAAGTACCTCGAGCCGGTTGTAGCTACAGAAATTACGATGTTAATTCCATTGTCTGTTGTTCTTTTGCCGTTCATTGATGTTTGGCTGACAGGACCGGAAAAGGACATCAACAAACGACCGGTTATTTTCTGGGTGGCACTTATGGGACTTGTTAACTGGATTGTTTTCTCGTTCCTCATCATTGTCAACATCGCCAACATCCACAATGATCCGCCGTACTGGCGTGACAGTCTTTACCTAATGATCGATATCGGCGTTCTTTTGCAATTAGCGCTCATCTGGAAAGAAACCAATTTGGTTCAAAGGGCCAAAGGTGCATTTGCTGCCATGGTTATGGGCATAGTTGGACTTGTTCAGACTGTTGTTGCCATTGTTTATTTCTTCATGGCGAGAACAGAAATGTTCATGTCGCCAATCACACAAGCTTGGACGTACGCAGCATTCAGACCATTTATGGGCGACAATGCTAAAGCTGCCGAGGAGCTTGTACGTGAAGGAGTTAAAGGCAGTATTCCTTACTGGAACTACCACGAAATAATCGCCAAAGGTGGAGATATTCCAGCAGTTGTAACTAAGATTGCCGACATCTGCAAACAGTCGACACCACTTGACGGCATTTTTGCCGCTGCGCCGACATTTATTGAAGGTATCAAGTACAACGGCTTGATTGACTTCATGGTCTCCAACCGCTGGTGTTTTGACTACGCCACTTATGTCGATCGCATGGAAGGTATCGGCACGTCAGTTTTGGCCCAACCAATTCCAGGCAACCCGCCATATCCTATGCCGGTGCCCGATCTTGATTGGGTTTGGATGATTGCCGGCGCTGTTGTTATGGTCGCTGGTTTCGGCACCATGTGGTGGTGTAAGAAATCCAGTCAGGTTCAAGCAACACAAACACAAGCTTCGGCACAAGCGTCGTAG
- a CDS encoding ubiquinol-cytochrome c reductase iron-sulfur subunit — protein sequence MTEGTSRRLILKTAAAIPLAFTFGLVASPLLRFLRPTIKPLDLLGPSDQPKPKKEVEFKDSDFPDAWTCIPFMFEQTYKEYNPEGQEVRKIPGFIVSLPDGEKVAYSRICPHLGCVFNFVKDPEECAKGYNYKPNGPVFACPCHLSVYDIAQGGKVVSGPAPRPPRRFELKKDGDKIAVLSLEAGGIA from the coding sequence ATGACCGAGGGAACATCAAGAAGACTTATTCTCAAGACAGCAGCCGCCATTCCATTGGCATTTACCTTTGGTTTGGTAGCTTCACCGCTATTGCGCTTTTTGAGACCGACGATTAAGCCGTTGGATTTGCTCGGTCCATCCGATCAACCAAAGCCGAAGAAGGAAGTTGAGTTCAAGGATTCAGATTTTCCGGATGCTTGGACATGTATCCCCTTCATGTTTGAACAGACCTACAAGGAATACAACCCGGAAGGTCAGGAAGTTCGTAAGATTCCAGGATTTATCGTCAGCCTACCTGATGGTGAAAAGGTTGCTTACAGCCGCATTTGCCCGCACCTAGGCTGCGTGTTCAACTTCGTCAAAGATCCTGAAGAGTGCGCTAAAGGCTATAACTATAAGCCAAACGGACCAGTATTTGCTTGTCCGTGTCACTTGAGCGTTTATGATATTGCCCAGGGCGGCAAGGTGGTATCGGGTCCTGCTCCTAGACCACCAAGACGCTTTGAGCTGAAAAAGGACGGAGACAAGATAGCAGTCTTATCACTGGAGGCCGGGGGAATTGCCTAG
- a CDS encoding c-type cytochrome — protein MLNKTFSWKTLSLLVALPAAISLSSCTEQVTLKGADDKIASRQVTEAADVVIFPDDNPSIPDGKVVYEKQQCAACHGADGKGVANKTTVDLSNEVMVHKQKPLDLYYFLTYGKPMAEGSAIVAGHEVNHPSLKDACSRKQVWDLVFYTRSIAVPPLAQKEIDDMDAVFGANCAVCHGKRGHGDGPLTKNFALQPVPANFHQFNRFFDRTDDVLWDHIANGIKWEGMPNFLNKQDRAKNVKFDEAYIKKLVQFVRHFHSSNEPTVAVGLNVPASQQNPSAIEKK, from the coding sequence ATGTTGAACAAGACCTTTTCGTGGAAAACACTAAGCCTTTTAGTTGCCTTGCCGGCAGCTATTTCCTTGTCCAGTTGTACTGAACAAGTAACTCTCAAAGGCGCAGATGACAAAATTGCCAGCCGTCAGGTTACAGAAGCTGCCGATGTGGTCATTTTCCCGGATGATAACCCGTCCATTCCGGATGGTAAGGTCGTCTATGAAAAACAACAGTGTGCTGCCTGCCATGGGGCTGACGGTAAAGGCGTGGCCAACAAAACTACCGTTGATTTGAGCAACGAAGTTATGGTCCACAAGCAAAAGCCTTTAGATCTTTACTATTTCTTGACTTATGGCAAACCAATGGCTGAAGGTTCGGCAATTGTCGCCGGACATGAGGTCAACCACCCATCTTTGAAGGACGCCTGTTCGCGTAAGCAAGTATGGGATTTGGTTTTCTACACACGTTCAATCGCTGTGCCGCCGTTGGCTCAGAAAGAAATTGACGATATGGACGCAGTATTTGGCGCCAACTGTGCCGTTTGCCACGGTAAGCGTGGACACGGAGATGGACCTCTTACTAAGAACTTTGCTCTTCAGCCGGTGCCTGCTAACTTCCACCAGTTCAATAGATTCTTCGACAGAACTGATGATGTCCTTTGGGATCACATCGCCAATGGCATTAAATGGGAAGGCATGCCCAACTTCTTGAATAAGCAAGACAGAGCCAAGAACGTGAAGTTTGATGAGGCTTACATCAAGAAGCTTGTGCAATTTGTACGCCACTTCCATAGCTCCAACGAGCCTACGGTAGCGGTTGGCTTAAATGTGCCGGCTTCGCAGCAGAACCCATCAGCAATTGAAAAGAAATAG
- a CDS encoding cbb3-type cytochrome oxidase assembly protein: MCPNCILNQVGISPGLYVAFGVCFLFFVVGIAAMWWAFRNGEFEDMESVKYDMMTDEPTATHGQTQLSS; encoded by the coding sequence ATGTGTCCTAATTGCATCTTGAATCAAGTCGGCATTTCACCAGGTCTCTATGTGGCCTTTGGCGTCTGCTTCTTGTTCTTTGTGGTGGGAATTGCAGCCATGTGGTGGGCTTTCCGTAACGGCGAGTTCGAAGACATGGAATCAGTTAAGTACGACATGATGACCGATGAGCCGACAGCAACTCATGGTCAAACTCAGTTAAGTAGCTAG
- a CDS encoding cbb3-type cytochrome c oxidase subunit II — protein sequence MNGYRLGAIGIVITFFTIITATVLLPMVLFNPVPSKSYNKYVKTSEVNPARGRQIYVREGCFYCHTQFTRLQDRGYGPLVKAGDYVWETPHQLGTARTGPDLTNEGGKFPSEWQKAHLINPRAVKPGSIMPSFSHLSNRDMNDLVSYIQTLGNQRTVHAYVEAPAEYELVYLPKKTVDTNSDAAANAGRGIYTQNCAACHGLEGEGNGPNSISLEKKPANFTRAFYKQYPDAFWFYRVSEGVAGTRMPRFNEILTEEERWYLVAYLKTLPQNQEITVDKLDQLNKVGQVHLPKLTEQEWEPHSGGN from the coding sequence ATGAACGGCTATCGCCTTGGTGCAATTGGTATCGTAATTACCTTTTTTACGATTATTACAGCTACTGTACTTCTGCCGATGGTGCTCTTTAATCCGGTACCGTCTAAGAGTTACAACAAATACGTAAAAACCTCTGAGGTCAACCCGGCTAGAGGTCGTCAAATTTACGTGCGTGAAGGTTGCTTCTATTGCCACACGCAATTTACGCGTTTGCAAGATAGAGGATATGGACCGCTTGTTAAAGCTGGTGACTATGTGTGGGAAACACCGCACCAATTAGGCACAGCCAGAACCGGTCCGGATCTGACCAACGAGGGCGGCAAGTTTCCCTCGGAATGGCAAAAGGCTCACTTGATTAACCCGCGTGCTGTTAAGCCCGGTTCAATCATGCCGAGTTTCAGCCACTTGTCCAATCGTGACATGAACGACTTGGTTTCCTACATTCAAACATTGGGTAACCAGAGAACAGTTCATGCATATGTGGAAGCACCGGCTGAATACGAACTTGTTTACTTACCGAAAAAGACCGTTGATACCAATTCTGATGCGGCAGCTAATGCCGGTCGCGGTATCTACACGCAAAACTGCGCTGCTTGCCACGGACTTGAAGGTGAAGGCAACGGACCAAACTCCATTTCACTGGAGAAAAAGCCTGCTAACTTCACAAGAGCGTTTTACAAGCAGTATCCGGATGCGTTCTGGTTCTATCGCGTGAGCGAAGGTGTGGCTGGTACTCGCATGCCGCGCTTCAACGAAATTTTGACTGAAGAAGAGCGCTGGTACCTGGTGGCATATTTGAAGACTCTGCCGCAAAACCAGGAAATCACTGTCGACAAACTTGATCAATTGAACAAAGTTGGACAAGTACACTTACCCAAGTTGACAGAACAAGAGTGGGAACCTCATTCAGGTGGTAACTAA
- a CDS encoding cbb3-type cytochrome c oxidase subunit I, whose translation MLLDAVLSNREGSAARNFILSAIWWSILGMGAGMLGGLEFSMPDLIHNIPQLSFPHLRMWHVNAVAVGWLSMGYVGAMYYMVPSLAKTKLWSERLGNFTMWAWNAVMVGAFCTLINGSTEGREYAELGAVLDVLVAIALVTIAANVYMTVVNRKVKKLYVSLWYFLGALFWFPLVYIIGQRTFVALPGLNDAIVGWFYGHNILGMWFTTVGVGMMYYLLPRLTNAPLYSHGLSMLGFWGIALFYAPTGTHHILQSPVPEWLKAIAVISSVFLLVPVLTVLTNFFMTMKGKWQQVVTDMPLRFAVTSCMFYLVTCVQGPFQATRWVNWYLHFTQWVVGHAHLALLGTFSFILTSAIYYGLPRITGRDWHSQGLIRAHYWLKFLGFLLMMVSLTIAGLIQSAGWAFGVPVDQWGLQIRPYWGLRAVSGVMIVLGQCIFAYNAFKSLYTPAAKAADAKTAEVKA comes from the coding sequence ATGTTACTAGACGCCGTTTTAAGCAATCGTGAAGGCAGCGCTGCCAGAAACTTCATACTGTCCGCCATCTGGTGGTCAATTTTAGGAATGGGAGCAGGGATGCTTGGGGGACTCGAATTCTCCATGCCAGACCTCATCCACAACATTCCACAACTGTCTTTTCCACACTTGCGCATGTGGCACGTTAACGCAGTCGCCGTAGGCTGGCTGTCCATGGGTTATGTTGGGGCCATGTATTACATGGTGCCGTCTCTGGCCAAGACAAAGCTCTGGTCGGAGCGCCTGGGCAACTTTACTATGTGGGCATGGAATGCCGTGATGGTTGGTGCCTTTTGTACTTTGATCAATGGTTCGACAGAAGGTCGTGAATACGCCGAACTAGGCGCCGTACTCGATGTGCTTGTAGCAATTGCGCTTGTCACAATTGCCGCCAACGTTTATATGACCGTCGTAAACAGAAAGGTCAAGAAACTATATGTATCGCTCTGGTATTTCCTGGGCGCACTATTTTGGTTTCCACTGGTTTACATCATCGGTCAGCGTACTTTCGTTGCCTTGCCTGGTTTGAACGATGCTATTGTCGGTTGGTTCTACGGACACAACATCCTTGGTATGTGGTTCACGACAGTTGGTGTCGGCATGATGTATTACCTCTTGCCAAGACTGACCAATGCTCCTTTATATAGCCACGGTCTTTCCATGTTGGGCTTCTGGGGTATTGCACTTTTCTATGCACCGACTGGTACTCACCACATTTTGCAATCGCCTGTACCTGAATGGCTCAAAGCAATTGCCGTTATCTCATCGGTATTTCTTTTGGTACCTGTTTTAACCGTGTTGACAAACTTCTTCATGACCATGAAGGGCAAGTGGCAACAGGTTGTCACAGATATGCCATTGCGTTTTGCCGTTACTTCTTGCATGTTCTATTTAGTTACTTGCGTGCAAGGACCATTTCAAGCAACACGTTGGGTCAACTGGTACCTGCACTTTACTCAGTGGGTAGTCGGACACGCTCACTTGGCATTGCTTGGAACGTTTTCCTTTATTTTGACCTCGGCTATTTATTACGGTCTGCCTAGAATTACTGGGCGCGACTGGCACAGCCAAGGTCTTATTCGTGCTCACTACTGGCTGAAGTTTTTAGGATTCTTGCTGATGATGGTGTCACTCACCATTGCCGGTTTGATTCAATCAGCAGGTTGGGCATTCGGTGTGCCAGTTGATCAATGGGGACTGCAGATTCGTCCTTACTGGGGACTAAGAGCAGTCAGTGGAGTCATGATTGTGCTCGGACAATGTATATTTGCCTACAATGCATTCAAGTCGTTGTACACACCGGCAGCAAAAGCAGCCGATGCTAAGACGGCGGAGGTGAAGGCCTAA
- the pth gene encoding aminoacyl-tRNA hydrolase, giving the protein MKVIVGLGNPGLEYYFTRHNAGFAVIDEVGRLKDSVGAQFANKKNLYCDMAKIDLSGVEVLLVKPVTYMNDSGKSVRAVLNWFKLEPKDLLVIHDDVSLPLGRIRVQAQGGAGGQHGVESIIQQLGGQGFDRIKVGVGPDPGGDVRGKYVLQVEPNSHLYNRCIKYAAQAANGWLTVGAVEAANKFNGLDLAASEIQ; this is encoded by the coding sequence ATGAAAGTTATTGTTGGGCTTGGCAATCCAGGGCTTGAATACTACTTCACAAGACACAATGCCGGTTTTGCCGTCATTGATGAAGTCGGCCGATTGAAAGATTCAGTTGGCGCGCAATTTGCCAACAAGAAGAATTTGTACTGTGACATGGCCAAAATCGATTTGTCAGGAGTCGAAGTTCTTCTTGTTAAACCAGTTACCTATATGAATGATTCCGGCAAGTCGGTACGAGCAGTTCTTAACTGGTTCAAGCTTGAACCAAAGGATTTGTTGGTTATTCATGACGATGTTTCATTGCCGCTTGGTCGCATTCGCGTGCAGGCTCAAGGTGGTGCCGGTGGGCAACATGGAGTGGAATCCATAATTCAACAATTAGGCGGACAAGGTTTTGACAGAATAAAAGTTGGCGTTGGACCTGACCCTGGTGGCGATGTGCGCGGCAAATATGTTTTGCAAGTAGAACCAAATTCCCATCTTTATAACCGCTGCATAAAGTATGCCGCTCAGGCAGCAAATGGTTGGCTGACAGTAGGTGCCGTGGAAGCAGCCAACAAATTCAATGGACTTGATTTGGCTGCCTCTGAAATTCAGTAG